The Polynucleobacter sp. TSB-Sco08W16 genome includes a region encoding these proteins:
- a CDS encoding fumarate hydratase, with translation MTKIKQNDLIQSVADAFQFISYYHPKDFIDAMGKAYDLEKGEAAKDAIAQILTNSRMCAEGHRPLCQDTGIAVVFLKIGMNVQWADATMSVSEMVNEGVRRAYLNPENMLRASVLADPAGKRKNTGDNTPAVIHYEIVPGDDVEVICAAKGGGSENKAKMVMLNPSDSIVDWVVKTVPTMGAGWCPPGILGIGIGGTPEKAMLMAKEALMGPVDIQELIERGPNNRVEELRLEIYDKVNKLGIGAQGLGGLATVLDVKILDYPTHAASLPVAMIPNCAATRHVHFHLHGDGPAKLEIPTLADWPAVTWTPDTKKSKRINLDALTAEEVASWKPGETLLLNGKILTGRDAAHKRIQDMLAKGEELPVSFKNRVIYYVGPVDPVRDEVVGPAGPTTSTRMDKFTEMMLAQTGLISMIGKAERGPIAIEAIKKHKSAYLMAVGGAAYLVSKAIQHSEVVGFADLGMEAIYEFDVKDMPVTVAVNSEGISMHETGPKEWQAKIGNIPVKIA, from the coding sequence ATGACCAAAATTAAACAAAACGACCTCATTCAAAGCGTAGCTGACGCATTCCAGTTCATCTCCTACTATCACCCTAAGGACTTCATTGATGCCATGGGTAAAGCCTATGACCTTGAAAAAGGTGAGGCTGCTAAGGATGCAATTGCGCAGATTTTGACCAACAGTCGCATGTGCGCCGAAGGTCATCGTCCACTTTGTCAGGACACTGGTATTGCAGTTGTATTTCTGAAGATCGGTATGAATGTGCAGTGGGCCGATGCCACGATGAGTGTGAGCGAGATGGTAAATGAAGGTGTGCGTCGTGCTTACTTAAATCCAGAAAACATGTTGCGTGCATCAGTATTAGCTGACCCAGCAGGGAAGCGAAAAAATACTGGCGATAACACCCCTGCCGTGATTCATTATGAAATCGTTCCTGGCGATGATGTTGAAGTAATTTGCGCTGCTAAAGGTGGCGGCTCTGAAAACAAAGCCAAGATGGTCATGCTGAACCCTTCAGACTCTATCGTCGACTGGGTGGTAAAAACTGTTCCCACGATGGGTGCTGGCTGGTGCCCTCCTGGCATTCTGGGCATCGGTATTGGCGGCACCCCTGAAAAAGCAATGTTGATGGCTAAAGAAGCCTTGATGGGCCCAGTCGATATTCAGGAGCTCATTGAGCGCGGTCCCAACAATCGCGTTGAAGAATTACGTCTTGAGATCTATGACAAAGTGAATAAGCTCGGCATTGGCGCTCAAGGTTTAGGTGGCCTAGCCACTGTTCTCGACGTCAAGATTTTGGATTACCCAACACATGCTGCTTCATTGCCTGTTGCCATGATTCCAAATTGCGCTGCAACGCGTCACGTCCACTTCCATTTGCATGGCGATGGTCCAGCAAAACTAGAAATACCTACCTTAGCTGATTGGCCAGCAGTGACCTGGACACCAGATACCAAGAAATCCAAACGAATTAACTTAGATGCCCTTACTGCTGAAGAAGTGGCCAGTTGGAAACCGGGCGAGACTTTACTGCTCAACGGCAAGATCCTAACTGGTCGCGATGCTGCGCATAAGCGTATTCAAGACATGCTCGCCAAGGGAGAAGAATTACCCGTGAGCTTTAAAAACCGCGTCATTTACTACGTGGGGCCAGTCGATCCAGTGCGCGATGAAGTAGTTGGTCCAGCAGGCCCAACCACCTCAACTCGTATGGATAAATTTACAGAGATGATGCTGGCTCAAACTGGCTTAATTTCCATGATTGGTAAAGCGGAGCGTGGTCCTATTGCGATTGAAGCAATCAAGAAACACAAATCTGCTTATCTGATGGCTGTTGGTGGCGCCGCTTACTTGGTCTCTAAAGCTATTCAGCACTCTGAGGTAGTTGGTTTTGCTGACCTCGGCATGGAAGCAATTTACGAATTTGATGTGAAAGATATGCCTGTGACCGTAGCCGTGAATTCTGAAGGAATCTCAATGCACGAAACTGGTCCAAAAGAGTGGCAAGCAAAGATTGGCAATATTCCAGTCAAGATTGCGTAA
- the acs gene encoding acetate--CoA ligase, with the protein MEPLKQENRVFNPPADFVKNAAIPGMDAYNKLCAEAEKDYDGFWGRLAKENIYWKKPFTKVLDESKAPFYKWFEDGTTNASYNCLDRQVEAGLGDKTAIIFEADDGTVTKVSYKEMLERVCKMANALRKMGIKSGDSVIIYMAMTIEGIVAMQACARIGAIHSVVFGGFSAQALRDRIVDVGAVAVITADGQFRGGKALPLKAICDEALSTGECGNVKHVIVSKRTGADIPMTAGRDVWMQEIVANEASTCEPEWVSAEHPLFILYTSGSTGKPKGVQHSTGGYLLWAILTMKWTFDIKPDDVFWCTADIGWVTGHSYITYGPLAVGATEIVFEGVPTYPNAGRFWDMIQKHNATIFYTAPTAIRSLIKASSNDEAVHPKSYDLSSLRLLGSVGEPINPEAWMWYYEHVGNSNCPIADTFWQTETGGHMISPLPGATPMIPGSCTLPLPGIQAAIVDEAGVDVPNGNGGILVVKRPWPSMIRTIWNDPDRFVKSYFPEELGGTLYLAGDGAIRNKETGYFTITGRIDDVLNVSGHRMGTMEIESCLVANPLVAEAAVVGRPDELTGEAICVFVVLKGGRPTGDEAKKLAMELRNWVGKEIGPIAKPKDVRFGDNLPKTRSGKIMRRLLRVIAKGEEVTQDTSTLENPHILEQLKESL; encoded by the coding sequence ATGGAACCATTGAAGCAAGAAAACCGCGTTTTTAATCCACCTGCAGACTTTGTTAAGAATGCCGCCATTCCAGGGATGGACGCCTATAACAAGCTTTGCGCTGAAGCTGAAAAAGATTATGACGGTTTTTGGGGTCGTCTTGCCAAAGAGAACATCTATTGGAAAAAGCCCTTTACTAAAGTTTTAGATGAATCTAAGGCGCCTTTCTATAAATGGTTCGAAGATGGCACTACAAATGCTTCCTATAACTGTTTAGATCGCCAAGTAGAAGCTGGCCTGGGCGATAAGACGGCAATCATTTTTGAAGCTGATGACGGAACAGTTACTAAAGTCTCCTATAAAGAGATGCTCGAACGCGTTTGCAAAATGGCAAATGCATTGCGCAAAATGGGCATCAAGTCTGGTGACAGCGTCATTATTTATATGGCAATGACCATTGAAGGTATTGTCGCTATGCAAGCTTGTGCTCGTATTGGTGCAATTCACTCTGTCGTGTTTGGTGGCTTCTCTGCCCAAGCTTTGCGTGATCGTATTGTCGACGTAGGCGCAGTTGCAGTGATTACTGCCGATGGCCAATTTCGTGGTGGCAAGGCATTGCCATTAAAAGCGATTTGTGACGAAGCGCTATCTACTGGTGAGTGCGGCAACGTAAAGCATGTCATCGTCAGCAAGCGTACTGGTGCTGATATCCCTATGACTGCAGGTCGTGACGTTTGGATGCAAGAAATTGTTGCCAATGAAGCATCTACTTGCGAGCCAGAGTGGGTAAGCGCTGAGCATCCTCTATTTATTCTGTATACATCCGGTTCAACTGGTAAGCCAAAGGGAGTTCAGCACTCTACAGGCGGCTACCTCTTGTGGGCGATTCTCACAATGAAGTGGACTTTTGACATCAAGCCTGATGATGTGTTCTGGTGTACTGCTGATATTGGCTGGGTAACAGGTCACTCCTATATTACTTATGGGCCACTCGCAGTTGGCGCTACTGAGATTGTGTTTGAAGGTGTTCCAACCTATCCTAATGCTGGCCGTTTTTGGGACATGATCCAAAAACACAATGCAACCATTTTCTATACCGCACCAACGGCAATTCGCTCTTTGATCAAAGCATCAAGCAATGACGAGGCGGTACATCCAAAGAGTTATGACCTGTCCTCACTGCGACTCTTGGGTTCTGTTGGCGAGCCAATTAATCCAGAAGCATGGATGTGGTACTACGAGCATGTCGGAAATTCCAATTGCCCGATCGCTGATACCTTCTGGCAAACCGAAACGGGTGGTCATATGATCTCCCCATTGCCAGGTGCAACCCCCATGATTCCTGGCTCATGCACCTTGCCATTGCCTGGTATTCAGGCGGCGATTGTGGATGAAGCGGGTGTTGATGTACCGAATGGTAACGGCGGTATTTTGGTTGTAAAACGCCCATGGCCATCAATGATTCGTACCATTTGGAATGATCCAGATCGTTTTGTGAAATCCTATTTCCCAGAAGAATTAGGTGGCACACTTTATCTGGCTGGTGATGGTGCAATTCGCAATAAAGAAACTGGCTACTTCACCATTACTGGTCGAATCGATGACGTGTTGAACGTGTCCGGTCACCGCATGGGAACTATGGAGATCGAATCTTGCTTAGTAGCCAACCCATTGGTTGCTGAAGCTGCAGTAGTAGGTCGTCCTGACGAGCTGACTGGTGAGGCAATTTGCGTATTCGTGGTTCTGAAGGGCGGACGTCCAACAGGTGATGAAGCTAAAAAGCTGGCAATGGAACTACGCAATTGGGTAGGTAAAGAGATTGGCCCAATTGCTAAACCTAAGGATGTTCGTTTCGGTGATAACTTGCCTAAGACCCGCTCCGGCAAGATCATGCGCCGCCTCTTGCGCGTTATTGCCAAGGGTGAAGAGGTCACTCAAGACACTTCTACCTTGGAAAATCCACATATCTTGGAGCAACTCAAAGAGTCTCTCTAA
- a CDS encoding amidohydrolase, which translates to MKRFIQIAIISAGLVVMPHIASAVQVADTIFYGGPIVTVNAKNEEVQALAVQNGKIVAVGKKDAVLKEWQASTTKVVDLKGQTLMPGFVEPHIHILMTAITEEMWLNLTNFSDQYDTLDTLSQKLKAALKTLPKGQWLAGFGVDPSRTKPFMAELTADVLDKVSTDVPILVMNQSGHIAYVNHKAFELAGINDKTPNPGNGGIYMKDAQGRLTGVVVEPSAILSLVKKMPPPSDADLAKAMQKTAKYIASKGVTTSAEITLGLMLGLDNELKLFNAVTHSDGFPIRVRAYLYGPLLSKGFNTIKPNDGDDRLRFVGIKFVSDGSTQGITAALNQPYDYPKGTQFRGNLDYQDEEIFNQMKPLYDQGWQLAIHANGDRTVEQTLNNYAKLLAGNPDPKARRLRIEHFTINTPEQVKRAAQMGVIPGFTIGHVDYWGEAFHNHIVGPERANRIDPSASFKKEGARFAYHSDSPVSNVGPLNYITEGAGRLWQKAPRKVLGPDERVTVDDAIRAVTINAAYEMFSDDKLGSLEVGKQADLVVLSANPRKTPVEQIRNIKVKETWIDGKQQAW; encoded by the coding sequence ATGAAACGTTTTATCCAAATAGCAATTATTTCAGCTGGATTGGTCGTGATGCCACATATTGCATCTGCAGTCCAGGTTGCTGACACCATTTTTTATGGCGGGCCGATTGTTACAGTCAATGCCAAGAACGAGGAAGTCCAAGCGCTTGCTGTGCAAAACGGAAAGATTGTTGCTGTTGGTAAAAAAGATGCTGTCCTTAAGGAATGGCAAGCAAGCACCACTAAGGTAGTTGATCTCAAAGGTCAAACCTTGATGCCAGGTTTTGTCGAGCCCCATATCCATATTCTGATGACCGCGATTACTGAAGAAATGTGGCTGAACCTAACAAACTTCTCAGATCAATATGACACCTTAGATACACTTAGTCAAAAACTAAAAGCTGCTCTGAAGACCTTGCCAAAAGGACAGTGGTTGGCTGGTTTTGGTGTAGACCCTTCGCGTACAAAACCTTTTATGGCGGAATTGACCGCTGATGTTCTGGATAAGGTCTCTACCGATGTTCCGATTCTGGTCATGAATCAATCAGGGCATATTGCTTACGTAAATCACAAGGCTTTTGAGCTTGCTGGCATTAACGATAAGACCCCAAATCCGGGTAACGGCGGAATCTACATGAAAGATGCTCAAGGGCGACTCACGGGAGTAGTTGTAGAGCCTTCTGCCATTTTGTCCTTGGTAAAAAAGATGCCACCACCCAGCGATGCTGACTTAGCTAAAGCGATGCAAAAAACAGCAAAGTACATTGCTTCTAAAGGTGTCACTACCTCTGCTGAAATTACTTTAGGCCTGATGCTCGGTTTAGATAACGAGTTGAAGTTGTTTAATGCCGTTACGCACAGCGATGGCTTTCCAATTCGAGTCAGGGCCTATCTTTACGGCCCTTTACTAAGTAAAGGCTTCAATACGATTAAGCCAAATGATGGCGATGATCGCCTTCGTTTTGTGGGAATCAAATTTGTATCTGATGGCTCTACCCAAGGAATTACTGCCGCACTAAATCAACCATATGACTATCCAAAGGGCACTCAATTTCGTGGCAATCTAGATTACCAAGACGAAGAGATCTTTAATCAAATGAAGCCACTCTATGATCAAGGCTGGCAACTAGCAATCCATGCCAATGGCGATCGCACAGTTGAGCAAACATTAAATAACTATGCCAAATTATTAGCCGGCAATCCTGATCCCAAGGCTCGTCGTTTGCGCATTGAGCATTTCACAATCAATACTCCCGAGCAAGTTAAAAGAGCTGCGCAAATGGGGGTAATACCGGGATTCACGATTGGCCACGTCGATTATTGGGGTGAAGCATTTCATAATCACATTGTTGGTCCAGAGCGTGCTAATCGCATCGACCCTTCTGCCTCATTTAAGAAGGAGGGCGCGCGCTTTGCCTATCACAGCGATTCCCCTGTATCGAACGTAGGACCCTTAAACTACATCACAGAGGGTGCAGGGCGCTTATGGCAAAAAGCACCTCGCAAAGTATTGGGTCCTGATGAGCGCGTAACTGTTGATGATGCTATTCGTGCAGTGACTATCAATGCTGCCTATGAAATGTTCTCCGACGACAAATTGGGAAGCTTGGAAGTAGGTAAACAGGCTGACTTGGTCGTGCTATCAGCCAATCCAAGAAAGACTCCTGTTGAGCAAATTCGCAACATTAAGGTGAAAGAGACTTGGATCGACGGCAAGCAGCAAGCCTGGTAA
- a CDS encoding YciI family protein — protein sequence MIFAILLMDRPGTAELRVQIRPEHRAYLAQQADRMAFAGPLTSEDGQTVVGSLLAMDFPSRAAVDEWLSNEPFTKAGVYEKPVIHVFTNMWAQKAGFPPA from the coding sequence ATGATTTTTGCAATTCTATTAATGGACCGTCCAGGTACAGCCGAGCTGCGTGTGCAGATTCGCCCAGAGCATCGCGCTTATTTAGCTCAGCAAGCTGACCGTATGGCCTTTGCTGGGCCGCTGACCTCAGAGGATGGCCAGACTGTTGTTGGAAGTTTGTTGGCAATGGATTTCCCAAGCAGAGCAGCAGTAGATGAATGGCTTAGCAATGAACCATTCACTAAAGCTGGTGTTTATGAAAAACCAGTGATTCATGTGTTTACGAATATGTGGGCACAGAAGGCAGGCTTTCCACCAGCGTAA
- a CDS encoding DUF1080 domain-containing protein, which translates to MMRSTRSSFKFLSALLFCIQAALFSGSAAAQNQDGFVDLIDGVSLSGWNIIGNASWVIGNGIVEGNKPNGFLVSTKSYKNFVIKAEFWADSDTNSGIFIRCQDPNKVSASNAYEVNIWDTRPEQAYATGAIVDVAKVDPVPKAGGRWNTMEIVANGSHFKVTLNGVVTVADGQDSKFADGPIALQSAGGVIKFKKVQIKPI; encoded by the coding sequence ATGATGAGATCTACTAGATCATCTTTCAAATTCCTAAGCGCACTACTCTTTTGCATTCAAGCAGCCCTCTTCAGTGGTTCTGCTGCCGCTCAAAATCAAGATGGTTTTGTAGATCTCATTGATGGCGTCAGTTTGTCTGGCTGGAACATTATTGGCAATGCCAGCTGGGTGATTGGCAATGGGATAGTTGAGGGCAATAAACCCAATGGTTTTTTGGTTAGCACCAAGTCTTACAAGAACTTTGTAATCAAGGCAGAGTTCTGGGCAGACTCTGACACCAATAGCGGCATCTTTATACGCTGCCAAGACCCTAATAAAGTTAGCGCAAGTAATGCCTATGAAGTCAATATTTGGGATACACGTCCTGAGCAAGCTTATGCCACTGGTGCAATTGTCGATGTCGCCAAAGTTGACCCGGTTCCTAAAGCGGGTGGGCGCTGGAACACCATGGAGATCGTAGCCAATGGTTCACACTTTAAGGTCACGCTCAATGGCGTAGTCACTGTTGCTGATGGGCAAGACAGTAAATTTGCTGATGGTCCGATTGCACTGCAATCGGCTGGTGGTGTGATTAAATTTAAGAAGGTTCAAATTAAGCCAATTTAA
- a CDS encoding NADH-ubiquinone oxidoreductase-F iron-sulfur binding region domain-containing protein: MNHPKPSGEVKAVAVATADDLRETIRRKSKLKGRQADDASVAEVRQLIGNAPHRRDLLIENLHKLNDEYRALHDRHLVALAKEMNLPMAEVYEVATFYHHFEVVRGNDPVADITVRVCDGIACELAGAQNLLTKLPAILGNPNVKVIAAPCVGRCEQAPVAVVHQYPVLFASIDKVQAAVSNKLTTQPLAKDDGAFEPGLLAEQGISQQGENQAVSPDYVGYEVYRAKGGYSLAKEIVDGKRDAESIIKAMESSGLRGLGGAGFPAGRKWRIVKDQVAPKLMAVNIDEGEPGTFKDRTYLERDPHRFLEGLLIAANVVGIDACYIYLRDEYHGCRELLEKELAKLQANPPFPIPNIELRRGAGAYICGEESAMIESIEGKRGEPRMRPPYIAQVGLFGRPTLEHNFETLYWVRDIISRGPEWFSSYGRHDRKGLRSFSVSGRVKKPGVKLAPAGITIQELIDEYCGGMQEGHHFYGYLPGGASGGILPATMNDIPLDFDTLQPYGCFIGSAAVMVFSDKDKARDMALNVMHFFEHESCGQCTPCRVGTGKAAKLMQAKSWDQETLEDLATVMVDASICGLGQAAPNPIRCIHKYFPQEVA, translated from the coding sequence ATGAATCACCCAAAGCCTTCCGGAGAAGTCAAAGCGGTTGCGGTTGCTACTGCAGATGATTTAAGGGAGACCATTCGCCGTAAGAGCAAGCTTAAAGGTCGTCAGGCGGATGACGCATCAGTTGCCGAAGTGCGACAACTGATTGGTAATGCACCACATCGTCGTGATTTGTTAATTGAAAACCTGCATAAGTTAAATGATGAATATCGTGCATTGCATGATCGTCACTTAGTTGCATTGGCAAAAGAAATGAATTTGCCAATGGCTGAGGTATATGAAGTAGCTACTTTCTATCACCACTTTGAAGTTGTACGTGGCAATGATCCAGTTGCTGATATCACCGTCCGCGTATGTGATGGCATTGCCTGTGAATTAGCTGGCGCACAAAACCTGCTCACTAAATTACCTGCAATCTTAGGGAACCCAAATGTCAAAGTGATTGCTGCTCCTTGCGTAGGTCGTTGCGAGCAAGCTCCTGTAGCTGTAGTACATCAATATCCAGTGTTATTTGCAAGTATTGACAAAGTTCAGGCCGCAGTCAGCAATAAATTAACCACTCAACCTTTGGCAAAAGATGATGGAGCCTTTGAGCCAGGATTGTTGGCGGAGCAGGGCATATCTCAGCAGGGCGAGAATCAAGCGGTTTCGCCTGACTATGTCGGTTACGAAGTCTATCGCGCTAAAGGTGGCTATAGTCTGGCAAAAGAAATTGTTGATGGAAAGCGTGATGCTGAAAGCATCATCAAAGCAATGGAAAGCTCTGGCCTTCGTGGCTTGGGTGGTGCAGGTTTCCCAGCAGGTCGTAAGTGGCGTATTGTTAAAGATCAAGTAGCTCCTAAGCTGATGGCAGTCAATATTGACGAAGGTGAGCCAGGTACATTCAAAGACCGTACTTATCTTGAGCGCGATCCACATCGTTTTTTAGAAGGTTTATTAATTGCAGCTAATGTTGTGGGCATTGATGCTTGCTATATTTATCTGCGCGATGAATATCATGGTTGCCGTGAGCTTCTTGAAAAAGAATTGGCGAAGCTCCAAGCAAATCCACCATTCCCCATTCCGAATATTGAATTGCGTCGTGGTGCAGGTGCATATATCTGCGGCGAAGAATCCGCCATGATCGAAAGTATTGAGGGCAAACGTGGTGAGCCTCGGATGCGTCCTCCTTATATTGCTCAAGTGGGTTTATTTGGTAGACCAACTCTCGAGCACAACTTTGAAACCCTCTATTGGGTACGTGACATTATTTCTCGTGGACCAGAGTGGTTTAGCTCTTATGGACGCCATGACCGCAAAGGCTTGCGCAGCTTCAGCGTGAGCGGGCGCGTGAAAAAGCCTGGTGTGAAGTTGGCTCCCGCTGGTATCACCATTCAAGAATTGATTGATGAATATTGTGGCGGCATGCAAGAGGGTCATCACTTCTATGGCTACTTACCTGGTGGAGCATCGGGTGGTATTTTGCCTGCAACCATGAATGACATACCGCTAGATTTTGATACCTTGCAACCCTATGGATGCTTTATTGGTTCTGCAGCTGTCATGGTATTTAGTGATAAAGACAAAGCTCGCGATATGGCTTTGAATGTGATGCACTTCTTTGAGCATGAGAGCTGTGGTCAATGTACGCCGTGCCGTGTTGGTACAGGAAAAGCCGCTAAGTTGATGCAAGCCAAATCTTGGGATCAGGAAACACTTGAAGACTTAGCTACCGTAATGGTGGATGCTTCGATCTGTGGCCTAGGCCAAGCCGCACCAAATCCTATTCGTTGTATTCATAAATATTTCCCGCAAGAAGTTGCTTAA
- the fdhF gene encoding formate dehydrogenase subunit alpha, with protein MNAPTNPKELELQTVEFKLDGKTIVSYEGETILKAAKRHGIDIPHLCFKDGYRADGNCRACVVEINGERTLAPSCCRSATPGMEVKANSERAVKSQKLVLEMLLSDMPDEGFKWVGDSKEEEQNNQHGELSTWATRMDVTVRPELKALRREKVANDISHPAMAVNLDACIQCNRCVRACREEQVNDVIGYAMRGAHSEIVFDLNDPMGESTCVACGECVQACPTGALMPKGLIGSQTVDRKVDSVCPFCGVGCQITYNVKDEKIVSVEGRDGPANHNRLCVKGRFGMDYIHNPQRLTKPLIRKPGVPKDESMLEGKQDWSDIFREATWEEALDFAGGKLKALKDQYGNKVLAGFGSAKGSNEEAYLFQKLVRTGFGSNNVDHCTRLCHASSVAALLEGVGSGAVSNQVNDVEHSSLIFLIGSNPTANHPVAATWFKNAAKRGAKIVLCDPRKTEISKHAWRTMQFKPDTDVAMLNALIYTIIEEGLADKDFIANRSNNFEALKENIKGYSPEAMAPICGIPAETLREVAREFATTKSAMILWGMGVSQHVHGTDNARCLIALVSITGQIGKPGSGLHPLRGQNNVQGASDAGLIPMMFPNYQRVDNPEAHAWFEKFWDTPLDKKPGYTVVEIMHKITAPDSDPDKIRGMYVEGENPAMSDPDLNHARHALASLEHLVVQDIFMTETALLADVVLPASAWPEKVGTASNTDRMVQMGKKAINPPGDAKADLWIIQEIAKRMGLNWNYQGSDDGVAAVYDEMRQAMHAAINGITWERLEKESSVTYPCLSAEDPGRPIVFDDSFDTPDGKVKLVPADIIPANERPDTEYPFVLITGRQLEHWHTGSMTRRATVLDAIEPMATVSMHGEDMTQLGVTAGDVITVQSRRGEVGIHVRRDDGTPRGVIFIPFAYYEAAANLITNSALDPFGKIPEFKYCAVKLAKGGDAAKIMGYGTNAPGGSKVMSNV; from the coding sequence ATGAACGCACCAACCAATCCAAAAGAACTCGAATTGCAAACCGTTGAGTTCAAATTAGACGGCAAGACCATTGTTTCCTATGAAGGTGAAACAATTCTGAAGGCTGCAAAACGCCACGGTATTGATATTCCACATCTATGCTTTAAAGACGGCTACCGCGCTGATGGCAACTGCCGTGCTTGCGTAGTCGAAATCAATGGCGAGCGTACCTTGGCACCTAGTTGCTGTAGGAGCGCAACGCCAGGCATGGAAGTGAAGGCCAATAGCGAACGCGCTGTAAAGAGCCAAAAGCTTGTTCTCGAGATGTTGCTCTCTGATATGCCAGATGAAGGCTTTAAGTGGGTGGGGGATAGCAAAGAGGAGGAGCAAAACAATCAACATGGTGAGCTGAGTACTTGGGCTACCCGTATGGATGTGACAGTGCGCCCAGAACTCAAAGCTTTACGTCGTGAGAAGGTTGCCAATGACATTTCTCATCCAGCAATGGCTGTAAATTTAGATGCTTGTATTCAATGTAATCGTTGTGTACGCGCTTGTCGTGAAGAGCAGGTCAATGATGTGATCGGTTATGCGATGCGTGGCGCTCATAGCGAGATCGTGTTCGATCTAAATGATCCTATGGGCGAGAGTACTTGTGTTGCTTGTGGCGAGTGTGTGCAGGCATGCCCAACCGGTGCATTAATGCCTAAAGGATTAATTGGCTCACAAACAGTGGATCGTAAGGTTGATTCTGTTTGCCCATTCTGCGGTGTCGGTTGCCAAATTACTTACAACGTTAAGGATGAAAAGATTGTTAGCGTAGAAGGTCGTGATGGCCCAGCCAATCACAATCGTCTGTGTGTAAAAGGGCGCTTTGGTATGGACTATATCCATAATCCACAGCGCTTAACTAAGCCGCTAATTCGTAAGCCTGGCGTTCCTAAAGATGAGTCAATGCTCGAAGGGAAGCAAGATTGGTCTGACATTTTCCGTGAAGCGACTTGGGAAGAGGCGCTCGATTTTGCTGGTGGCAAATTAAAGGCTCTCAAAGATCAGTATGGCAATAAAGTGCTTGCTGGTTTTGGTTCTGCAAAAGGCAGCAACGAAGAAGCCTATTTATTCCAGAAATTAGTCCGTACTGGATTTGGTAGCAATAACGTTGATCACTGCACCCGTCTCTGCCACGCCTCATCCGTAGCGGCCTTGTTAGAGGGCGTGGGATCTGGTGCGGTAAGTAATCAGGTGAATGACGTTGAGCACTCTAGCTTGATTTTCTTGATTGGATCAAATCCAACAGCCAACCACCCAGTGGCTGCTACCTGGTTTAAGAACGCTGCTAAACGCGGCGCCAAGATTGTGTTGTGTGATCCGCGTAAGACTGAGATTAGTAAGCATGCTTGGCGTACGATGCAGTTCAAGCCAGACACTGATGTGGCAATGCTGAACGCCCTGATTTACACGATTATTGAAGAGGGCTTGGCGGATAAAGACTTTATAGCGAACCGCTCTAATAACTTCGAGGCTTTAAAAGAAAATATTAAAGGCTACAGTCCAGAAGCAATGGCACCGATCTGTGGCATTCCGGCAGAGACCTTGCGCGAAGTCGCCAGAGAATTTGCTACTACTAAGTCAGCGATGATTTTGTGGGGTATGGGTGTTAGCCAACACGTGCACGGTACTGATAATGCACGTTGCTTAATTGCCTTGGTCAGCATCACCGGTCAAATTGGTAAGCCTGGCTCAGGTTTGCATCCATTGCGTGGTCAAAACAATGTGCAGGGTGCCAGTGATGCTGGTTTGATTCCGATGATGTTCCCGAACTATCAACGCGTTGATAATCCAGAGGCGCATGCCTGGTTTGAAAAGTTCTGGGATACACCACTGGATAAGAAGCCTGGCTATACCGTGGTAGAGATCATGCATAAGATCACTGCACCCGATAGTGATCCAGACAAAATTCGCGGCATGTATGTTGAGGGTGAAAACCCAGCCATGAGCGATCCTGATTTAAATCATGCACGTCATGCTTTGGCGTCTTTAGAGCATTTAGTAGTGCAAGACATCTTCATGACCGAAACCGCACTACTGGCAGACGTTGTATTGCCAGCAAGTGCATGGCCAGAGAAGGTGGGAACAGCAAGCAACACCGACCGTATGGTGCAGATGGGCAAGAAGGCAATTAATCCTCCAGGTGATGCTAAGGCAGACCTGTGGATCATTCAAGAAATTGCCAAGCGTATGGGTTTGAACTGGAATTACCAGGGTTCTGATGATGGCGTTGCAGCCGTTTATGACGAAATGCGCCAAGCCATGCACGCTGCTATCAATGGCATTACTTGGGAGCGTCTTGAAAAAGAATCGAGTGTGACTTATCCATGCTTAAGTGCAGAAGATCCGGGTCGCCCGATCGTATTTGACGATAGTTTTGATACTCCGGATGGTAAGGTGAAACTGGTTCCTGCTGACATCATTCCAGCAAATGAGCGTCCAGATACTGAGTACCCATTTGTTCTCATTACAGGCCGTCAGCTTGAACACTGGCATACCGGCAGCATGACTCGTCGTGCAACCGTATTAGATGCTATTGAACCAATGGCTACTGTATCTATGCATGGTGAGGATATGACCCAGTTAGGCGTTACTGCTGGGGATGTCATTACCGTTCAATCTCGTCGTGGTGAGGTAGGTATTCATGTACGTAGAGATGACGGTACTCCAAGAGGTGTGATTTTCATTCCTTTTGCCTACTATGAAGCTGCAGCAAACTTGATTACTAATTCAGCTTTGGATCCATTTGGCAAGATCCCGGAGTTTAAGTACTGCGCAGTCAAACTCGCCAAAGGCGGTGATGCTGCAAAGATCATGGGATATGGCACCAATGCGCCAGGCGGGTCAAAGGTGATGTCAAACGTCTGA